One part of the Aspergillus fumigatus Af293 chromosome 7, whole genome shotgun sequence genome encodes these proteins:
- the pre8 gene encoding proteasome core particle subunit alpha 2: MADRYSFSLTTFSPSGKLVQIEYALNAVNQGVTALGIKATNGIVLATEKKSSSPLIDPPSLSKISLITPDIGMVYAGMGPDYRVLVDKARKVSHTGYKRIYNEYPPTRILVQDVARVVQEATQSGGVRPYGVSLLIAGWDEGIEPETGESQRGDEEGDLKKATVATGKTGGILKGGPSLYQVDPSGSYYPWKATAIGKHATSAKTFLEKRYTEGLELEDAIHIALLTLKETIEGEMNGDTIEIGIVGPPADHLLGYEGVEGARGPRFRKLTKEEIEDYLTNL, encoded by the exons ATGGCTGATCGCTACTCGTTCTCTTTGACGACCTTCTCCCCCAG TGGGAAGCTGGTACAAATTG AATATGCCTTGAACGCTGTCAACCAAGGTGTAACTGCCCTCGGAATCAAAG CAACAAATGGAATTGTTCTTGCTACCGAAAAGAAGTCGTCCTCTCCACTCATTGAccctccctctctctccaaGATTTCCCTCATCACGCCGGATATTGGCATGGTGTATGCTGGAATGGGTCCGGACTACCGTGTACTAGTAGACAAGGCTCGCAAGGTCTCTCACACTGGCTACAAACGCATCTATAATGAGTACCCTCCAACTCGGATACTGGTGCAAGACGTTGCACGTGTCGTGCAGGAAGCAACGCAATCTGGTGGTGTCCGACCGTACGGTGTCAGCTTGCTGATCGCTGGCTGGGATGAGGGTATTGAGCCCGAAACAGGTGAATCTCAACGcggtgatgaggagggtgacCTCAAGAAGGCTACGGTAGCTACTGGTAAAACTGGTGGTATCCTGAAGGGCGGTCCCAGCCTGTACCAAGTCGACCCCAGCGGCAGTTACTATCCTTGGAAGGCCACGGCCATTGGGAAGCATGCAACAAGCGCCAAGACGTTCCTGGAGAAGCGCTACACAGAAGGGTTGGAGCTTGAAGATGCCATCCACATCGCCCTCCTTACTCTGAAAGAGACTATCGAGGGCGAGATGAACGGAGACACAATAGAAATCG GTATTGTCGGCCCTCCTGCGGATCATCTTCTGGGTTATGAAGGCGTTGAAGGAGCCAGAGGCCCCCGGTTCAGGAAgctgaccaaggaggagattgaagattATCTGACCAATCTATGA